The Sylvia atricapilla isolate bSylAtr1 chromosome 5, bSylAtr1.pri, whole genome shotgun sequence genome includes a window with the following:
- the FAM234B gene encoding protein FAM234B — protein MAAVLSRALKLPGKKSPDLGEYDPLTQADSDESEDDLVLNIQKNGGVKNGKSPPEEIQDPDSDVEVGVTKQHTSESAPEGYPAETAGSLEQKAAPSLMPYLRTAIFLLTVVISMILVLVCAFLIPCPPRDLHNTWNRNLGQGAGGVLSPLELCDVNGDDLPDILIVFTALMNASVMGVSRPSVTVVALSGMNGSTLWSIQLPEETRSVQCNGLSLGAAAGPVCLVTGTSKFLSLLSASTGKTIWTLNSTHLSSGFLAAPAATLPDVDGDGIRDIVVLALKETQPDVFFILVSGKNGTALGGPVKYSTNGEGKVIGPQVHITSRGAIYILFGFGNVQAVALRDIFTQARNRDNFPAMLQQEEPEWEKRRSVNLSELIDIYSGGVDFLQTVKTPDTNCSNLLITTKESLILLKGQDLERHWTLELQNISSQPVPGYFGADQTLDFMLQAQTGDGNKKVMVIDGKSGRPVWNQELPWQRQQLDALSVMTLDKKSVFLFWADETQPVLQSLQPHPRPERPGLHHLYLLHPVFPTVLLDLTNATDKVIASAVGINDLQKDAFHITVTTTATSEKQPGFLSVSKLGLKWAMMSQGRMVWLKDSSTPKISRGEVRRFLARMKFADFPQKL, from the exons GGAAGAAGAGCCCAGACCTTGGGGAATATGATCCCCTCACTCAGGCTGACAGTGACGAAAGTGAAGATGACCTTGTACTCAACATCCAGAAGAATGGGGGGGTCAAGAATGGGAAGAGCCCTCCCGAAGAGATCCAGGACCCTGACTCTGATGTGGAGGTTGGGGTGACAAAGCAGCACACGTCAGAGAGCGCACCTGAGGGTTATCCTGCAGAGACAGCTGGGAGTTTGGAGCAGAaggctgctccctccctcaTGCCATACCTGCGCACTGCCATCTTCTTGCTCACTGTGGTGATCTCGATGATTCTCGTGCTGGTGTGCGCATTTCTCATTCCCTGTCCCCCTAGAGACTTGCATAACACCTGGAACCGCAACCTAGGTCAGGGAGCAG GTGGTGTGTTATCCCCACTGGAACTGTGTGATGTGAATGGTGATGACCTCCCTGATATCCTCATTGTCTTCACTGCCTTGATGAATGCCAGTGTCATGG GTGTCTCTAGACCCTCGGTAACTGTGGTGGCACTTTCTGGTATGAATGGCAGCACCTTGTGGTCCATCCAGCTTCCAGAGGAGACACGAAGTGTGCAGTGCAATGGGCTGTCgctgggggcagctgcagggcctgTCTGCCTTGTTACAGGAACATCAAAATTCCTCAGCCTTCTCAGTGCCTCCACAG GCAAGACCATATGGACACTGAACTCCACTCACCTTTCAAGTGGATTTCTGGCTGCACCAGCTGCAACTCTTCCAGATGTAGATGGAGATGGGATTAGGGATATTGTTGTTCTGGCTCTCAAAGAGACACAG CCTGATGTGTTTTTCATCTTGGTATCAGGAAAGAATGGAACTGCTTTGGGTGGGCCTGTCAAGTACAGCACCAATGGAGAAGGGAAAGTGATTGGTCCCCAAGTCCACATCACCAGCCGGGGAGCCATCTACATCCTGTTTGGTTTTG GTAATGTTCAAGCAGTTGCCCTGAGGGATATCTTTACCCAAGCCAGAAACCGGGACAACTTTCCTGCAATGCTGCAACAGGAGGAGCCAGAGTGGGAAAAGCGCAGATCTGTCAACCTGTCAGAGCTCATTGACATTTACAG TGGGGGTGTTGACTTTCTACAGACAGTGAAGACACCTGACACAAACTGCAGCAACCTGCTCATCACAACCAAAGAGAGCTTGATCCTGCTGAAGGGACAGGACCTGGAGCGCCACTGgaccctggagctgcagaataTCAGCAG CCAGCCTGTACCAGGCTACTTTGGTGCTGACCAAACTCTGGACTTCATGCTGCAAGCACAGACTGGAGATGGGAACAAAAAG GTAATGGTGATAGATGGCAAATCTGGCCGCCCTGTTTGGAACCAGGAACTTCCATGGCAGAGGCAACAACTGGATGCACTCTCAGTCATGACTTTGGACAAGaaatcagtttttctcttctggGCTGATGAAACACAGCCTGTGTTACAAAGTTTG CAACCTCATCCCAGACCTGAGCGCCCAGGGCTGCACCACCTCTATCTCCTCCATCCTGTTTTTCCTACAGTCCTTTTGGACCTCACCAACGCAACAGACAAAGTCATTGCTTCAGCAG TTGGAATTAATGATCTCCAAAAGGATGCATTTCACATCACCGTGACAACAACTGCAACCTCTGAAAAACAGCCAGGATTTCTGTCAGTCAGCAAGCTGGGCCTGAAGTGGGCCATGATGAGTCAAGGTCGAATGGTGTGGTTAAAGGACAGCAGCACTCCAAAAATCAGCCGTGGAGAAGTGAGGCGATTTCTTGCCCGGATGAAATTTGCTGACTTTCCTCAAAAG CTCTAG